ATATATCTTGGAACGCCGTCCCAACAGATCGACAAGAGCCAACGAATCCTTTCCGCCCGACAATCCGATCAGGATACGATCGCCGTTGGCTATCAGGCCATATTCGTAAATAGCCTTTTTCACCTTCTCTTCCACTTTCCTGAACAGGAGCTCTTCTGCAGTCAACTTTGCCATCTCTATTCTTAAATCGGGCACAAAAATAGATATTTATCCAATGAATTGTATGCTTAACTAAAAATATTATTATCTTTGAATCAGTATAATTATATTATAATAAGAGACATGAGCCGGTTATCTAAGAAACTGTTTTACACAATTGGAATTACATTACTTTGCTGCAGCCTGCAAGCACAGAGCCTGGACCAGGCAAAAAAACTATATAATGAAGGTCAATACGCCGAAGCGAAGCCTGCCTTTGAGAAACTGGTGAAACAAGCTCCCAGTAACTCCTCCTATAATCTTTGGTATGGTGTCTGTTGCTATGAGACCGGAGATATTACCGGTGCGGAAAAATATCTGAAAGTAGCAGTCAAACGCAAAGTGCAGGATGCTTACCGTTACCTGGCAGACGTTTATTATCAGACTTACCGTTTCGATGAAGCAGCCGAAATGCTGGAAGATTACATCGACCTGCTGACGAAAAAGAAACAAGATACACAAGCATTCGAAGACAAACTCAGCCTGGCTGAGAATGCCCACCGAATGATGGAAAAAACAGAAAATGTTCAAATCATAGACAGCATTGTTGTCGACAAAGAGGATTTCCTGACAGCCTATACGTTAAGCGAAGAAAGCGGAACACTGGCATCTTTCAAAGACTTCTTTCAAACAAACGAGCCTGTCACCTCCTCTGTGTATATGAACCAGAAAGGCGACAAGATCTATTATGCCCATGCTACGGACAACGACCGCTACTGTCTTTTCACCCAGTCCAAACTGATCGACAAATGGGGAGACGAGAAACAGTTGCCTATGAACATCAACAGCAACGAAGACGACAACTATCCTTTTGTCCTGTCGGATGGCGTTACGATCTATTATGCTTCCAAAGGGAACGGATCGCTCGGAGGGTATGACTTATTCGTGACCCGTTATAATATCAACTCGGACACTTATCTGGCTCCGGAACAGTTGAGCATGCCTTTCAACTCACCATTTAACGATTACATGATGGTGTATGATGAAACGAAAGAATTGGGATGGTTCGCTTCAGACCGCTTCCAGCCGGAAGACAAAGTTTGCGTCTACCTGTTCATTCCTAACAACGAACACAGCCGCGTGGAAAATGAAGACATCGAAGTGAAACGTGCCCGTGCCGCCATTACCTCCATTCAGGAGTCCTGGAAACCTGGAAGCGACTACAGCAACCTGGTGGAACTGGCTCATAAGGAAATCCCTTACGGAGAAGCAAAAATCGAAAAAGACTTCGAATTCGTGATAAACAACAGTTTGGTTTATTATAAGCTAGATGAAATAAAAAGTCCCGAAGCGAAAAGCTATTACGAAAAAGTTGTTTCGCTGAACAAACAGATAAAAGAACTGAATGAAAAGCTGGCTGACCTCAGAGCATCTTATTCTTCCGGGAATAGTGCAAAAAAGGAACAGCTTAAACCTACAATTCTCGAGGCTGAAGAGCAATTGAACAATCTGCTCAGTCAACCTGACGAATTGGAAAAGAAAGCCCGTAACACGGAGATTAATTATTTAAAGAGTAACAGATAACACAACCACAACTATTATGATCTGGGAAATAACCATTATTGTTTTCTTAATGCTGGTAGCCATCGTGCTTATCCTGCTGGAAATATTTTTACTGCCGGGTATAACGATTGCCGGAATCGGAGGATTCCTTTTTGCTGCCGCAGGTGTCATTTACGCTTATTCGGTGGGAGAAATGGCAGGACACATCACTTTATTCCTGTCATTAGTGACTTTCGGTGGTGCATTTGTATGGTTATTGCGTTCCCGATCGTTTCACAGGGTAGCCCTGAAAACGGATGTTGACTCGAAGCTGACTTCCAGCCGCGACCTGGGTATCGAACCCGGCGACGAAGGAGTCACACTTTCCCGCCTTGCCCCTATCGGCAAAGCGCGTATCATGGGTGTCACAGTCGAAGCCAAGTCGATGGACGAACTGATAGACGAAAATACGCCGATTAAAGTCGTTCGTGTCGACAGTTACAACATTTTGGTAAAGAAAGTAGAACAAACAGATATTCACGCTTAATTATATTTATATGGAAGAATTGAACTATTTGCCTTTTATCCTACTGGGTGCAGCGGTCTTGCTGCTGGCAATTTTCTTTTACTATGTGCCGTTCCTGCTGTGGATCTCGGCCAAAGTTTCGGGTGTAAACATTTCACTGATACAGCTGTTCCTGATGCGTATCCGTAATGTACCTCCTTATGTTATCGCCCGTGCTATGATCGAAGCGCACAAAGCTGGTCTTAAAACGTTGACTCGTGATGAACTGGAAGCGCATTACCTGGCAGGTGGACATGTTGAGAAAGTGGTTCACGCGCTGGTGTCTGCTTCTAAAGCAAACATCGACCTGCCTTTCCAGATGGCTACTGCTATCGACCTGGCCGGCCGTGATGTATTCGAAGCCGTTCAGATGTCGGTTAACCCGAAAGTGATCGACACACCTCCTGTGACTGCCGTTGCGAAAGATGGTATCCAGCTGATAGCCAAAGCCCGTGTTACCGTTCGCGCCAATATCAAGCAGTTGGTGGGTGGTGCCGGTGAAGAAACGATCCTGGCCCGTGTCGGTGAAGGTATCGTATCATCGATCGGTTCGTCGGAAAGTCATAAGACCGTATTGGAAAATCCGGACTCTATCTCTAAACTGGTATTACGTAAAGGATTGGATGCCGGTACAGCATTCGAAATCTTGTCTATCGACATCGCGGATATCGATATAGGTAAGAATATCGGTGCCTTCCTGCAGATGGACCAGGCACAGGCTGATAAAAATATCGCCCAGGCTAAGGCAGAGGAACGTCGTGCAATGGCTGTTGCCCTTGAACAGGAAATGAAAGCCAAAGCCCAGGAAGCCCGTGCGAAGGTGATCGAAGCAGAAGCAGAAGTACCAAAAGCAATGGCTGAAGCTTTCCGTTCAGGAAATCTGGGTATCATGGATTATTATAAAATGAAGAACATCGACGCAGACACTTCTATGCGCGAAGCCATAGCAAAGCCTGCCAATGCTCCTTCAAAACCGCTTAAAGACTAAAAAGATGAGAGTTATTCCCGAATCCGAATTAATCATAAATGCAGATGGAAGCGCTTTCCATCTGCATCTTAAGCCGGAACAGCTGGCAGACAAAGTGATCCTGGTCGGTGATCCTGACAGGGTTTCAACCGTTGCTTCTTACTTCGACACACAAGAGTGCGAGGTTTCCAGCCGGGAGTTTCATACCATCACAGGAACCTATAAAGGGAAACGTCTTACCGTTGTTTCCCACGGTATCGGTACAGACAATATAGATATCGTACTGAACGAACTGGATGCACTGGCAAACATCGACTTTGCAACACGCACGGTAAAGCCGGCATTCAAACAGTTAACCTTGGTGCGCGTTGGGACGTCGGGAGGTCTTCAGCCATTCGTTCCTGTGGGTACTTATGTGGCTGCGGAGAAGTCTATCGGTTTCGACGGGGTTATTTATTTCTACGCAGATACCGAACGTGTCAGGGATACAGCCTTTGAAGCTGCATTGAAAGAACAGCTGGACTGGAAGCTGTCCGGTCTTTCCCCTTATGTCGTTTCAGCCGATCATTCGCTGATAGAACAGATCACCCGCGACGATATCATTCGTGGTGTTACAATTGCAGCCAACGGCTTTTACGGTCCGCAGGGACGTGAGTTGCGTCTGCCGCTTGCCGATCCCAAGTTGAATGAAAAGATTGAAGCTTTCAATTACAACGGACAGCAAATCACCAATTTCGAAATGGAAAGTTCTTCCCTTGCCGGCCTCGCCGCCCTAATGGGACACCGCGCTATGACAGTCTGCTGTATCATAGCTGGCCGTGTGGATAAGAATATGAATACAAACTATAAAGGTTCTTTAACCGGACTGATAGAAACGGTATTGGAACGTATTTGATCCATCAGTCACAACTATTTATCTAAGCGAAAGACGAACGGTATAATTCCGTTTCTTTCGCTTTCTTTATTTGTAACAAACATAAAACAGCTTACGACTGTTTATATAATATAATGTAAAGAATATCATGGAACGGGAGAAAACAATCATTGATACGTTGGAATGGGGTAAAGAGATTTCCAACCGGGAGGAGAAAGAAAAGGTTGCCGATAAGATAGCCTCTATGGTAACAGACAATGATATTATCGGTATAGGCTCAGGATCGACTGCTTATCTGGCCCTGTTGAAGATTGCCGAACGTATCCGGAATGAGCGACTTCATATCCGGGCAATCCCGACTTCCCAAGAAATAAAAATGACCTGTGCTAAACTCGGCATACCTTTGACAAGCCTTCTGGAGCACAAACCGAACTGGACTTTCGACGGGGCAGACGAAATAGACTTCAATCACAATATGATAAAAGGACGCGGTGGTGCCATGTTCAAAGAAAAACTGCTGATCAGTTCCAGTCCGCGGACATTTATTATTGCAGACTCCTCCAAGATGGTTTCGAAATTAGGCTCCCGCTTCCCGGTACCGGTAGAGATATTTCCGGATGCGTTGATCCATGTAGATCAGGCATTACGGTCGTTAAGTCCGGTAGAAATAAAACTCCGGATGGCACAAGGCAAAGACGGTCCGGTCATCACCGAAAACGGCAATCTGATACTCGATGTCCGCTTCGACAATATCCCGGACAACCTGGAAAATGCGATCAAATCCATTACCGGAGTGATAGAAAGCGGGCTTTTCATGCATTATGAAGTTCAGATATTAAGTAGCGAGAAACTATAAGCCAGAGTGATCATCTTCCTTTATTCGCCTCGATGAACTCTTTCGGAGTACAACCATTCTTTTTCAGAAAAGCACGGTAAAAGCTCGTACGGTTAGAAAAGCCTGATTTGAAGACAATCTCATGAATCGTGCATTTAGACTTCAATAGTAAGTTTTCTGCCACCGCGAGTTTTCCGTCATATATAATTTCCTGTAGGCCTTTATCGGTTACCTCTTTTAATTTACGATATAGGCTACGCACGCTCATTCCTAATTCATTGGCGATAAAATCAGGAGACAGCTTCTCGTTCTGTATGTTTTTATTGATAATCGCATGTATTTTCTTTAAAAACTTCCGGTCTTCCGCATGTTGCAGTTTACCCATATCCAATTCATAAGCGCTTAACGGAGAGGCGAAGTAATCTTTCAAATCTTCCTTACGATTCAGATGGCCTCTTATCGTCGTCTTAAGATATTCACTGTCAAAAGGCTTCGTGATATAGAACTCTGCTCCCGCCTGAATCGCTTCTGTCTGTATCTTAATATCGTGTACGGCAGAGATTATGATCAAAGGGATATGGGAGGTACTTTTATCCGACTTCAACAAGGCAGCCAGCGTAATTCCGTCAATTTCTTCCATCATTATATCACATAATATGATATCAGTATGGTTATTAGACAGGATATCAATCGTCTTAGAAGAGTTGTTTATCGGCAATACATTAAAATCAGAAGACAAGAGATCACATATATACCAAAGCATTTCCGGATCATCATCGATTACAGTGACAGTAGGCCGGTTCTCGATATATTTGTATTTTATCGGAGGTAAAACAAATTCAGGAATAAGAGAGTTACTAATCGTACCCATCGCATTATCTTTTTCTGTTTTAGTAACTTGCAACGGAGGCAAATCAACCGTAAAAGTCGTTGTCTCACCGGGAATGCTCCGGGCGTTAATCTTTCCTGAGAGAAGTTTCACCATACCGGCAGTAATGGCTAACCCTAAGCCGTTCCGCTTCCATCCTTTTTGTTTCCCATAGTTATCCAGAACCGTAAATCGGTTAAAGATATGCCCGATATCCTCTTTGCTGATGCCTTTCCCTTTGTTTACGACTAAGATCCTAAGACTTCCGTTCTCCGTTGAAATGTCGACTGTTACCGGTTCTTCATTACTGTATTTTACAGCATTCGATACCAGATTAATCAGAATCGTAGTCAAAAATTTCTCATCGGAATTCCAAAAGATATCCGGTTCATACTGCCTTATCAGACTGATTTCCGAGCCTGACGTGTCGACCTTAAAGGCTTCGATCACCCGGTCTGCAATCTCTGAAACATTCAAGCTGGTTACCTCTGGCCGTTTATAACCAGATTCCATCTGCTTAAAATCCATCAAATCACTGATCAGTAAATTCATACGTTTTGCATTCCGGTTAATGACATGAACGTATTTTATTGTCTGAGGATTTACATTCTTCTGTTCCAGGATCAGTTTACAAGGTCCTGAAATAAGCGTCAGCGGTGTACTGAACTCATGAGCGATATCCGTAAAGAAGTCAAGTTTGGACTCATATAAGCGTTCTCTCAGTTCGGCTTCAGCCTTTGCCGTATTTACTTTTTTCAACTCCAGGATCAAAGACTCAAATTTCCTCTTATTATACTCAGCACGTATAAGTGTATAATAAAACAACAGGATAGGAAGACAAGCTATCACGGAAACCAGATAGTTCATAAAATAATCCGGTGCATTTAACAGCCGATGTGTATAGAAAACATAGACGATTATGCCTAATGCGAAATAGAATGTCCACAAAAGATACTCTTTCAAAAGACCGCTGTAAAATTTATCATAATATATTTCCTTCTCTATGTAGGCATGCATCCGCCAGTTTCCATAATAGAATAATGGAATAGCAATGATCAGTTCCTTCAGGTGTTGAATCGGTATCACCTCCATATTACCCAATGAGAAGTCAATCACCCAATGTATCGATTGCTGACAAACAATAGCCAAAAGAGCCGGTAAAATCCATTTCCGTATATCAGGCATAAAGTTGAGTATCATATTTTCTACGTATCATATTTTCTGCAAATGTATATAAATATCAGACTACAAAATGTAACAGGGAGTGACATTTGTGTTACTATTTGCGCCAAGGCATATATCATAAACACTCCTGTTTTTTTTATGTCAAAGACTTAAATACATTTGCATCGTAATCAATATTCAATCATTTCATTTAACAAGCAAAAACAAGAAAAAGATGAGAACTTTAATAAGAAACTTTTTTAGCGTATTACGCCGTTTCAAGATGGCGACTACACTTAATATATTAGGGTTATCGATAGCCTTTGCTGCTTTTATGATTATCCTGATGCAATTGAATTATGACTGGAGCTTTGACAAGTCTCACAAAAACGCCGATTGCATCTACCGTGTGGAGAGAACGTCGGGTGACGGGGCAACCGTTCTTACGAACCGTCCGCTGGCCGATATCTTTTTTCAATCATCTCCACATATTAAAGCAGGTGCATTGGTTTCTCACTGGCAAAAGGAAATCTATTTTACTATCGACAAGAATGGAGAGAAGGTCAGCTATCTGGAACCGATGGTCAGGGTTTATCCCGAATACACCGACGTGTTCGAGTTTGAGATGGTTGAAGGAAAAGCCAATGCTTTGTCAGAACCGGAGCATGTGTTAATACCGCAAAGCATAGCGA
This is a stretch of genomic DNA from Parabacteroides chongii. It encodes these proteins:
- a CDS encoding tetratricopeptide repeat protein; translation: MSRLSKKLFYTIGITLLCCSLQAQSLDQAKKLYNEGQYAEAKPAFEKLVKQAPSNSSYNLWYGVCCYETGDITGAEKYLKVAVKRKVQDAYRYLADVYYQTYRFDEAAEMLEDYIDLLTKKKQDTQAFEDKLSLAENAHRMMEKTENVQIIDSIVVDKEDFLTAYTLSEESGTLASFKDFFQTNEPVTSSVYMNQKGDKIYYAHATDNDRYCLFTQSKLIDKWGDEKQLPMNINSNEDDNYPFVLSDGVTIYYASKGNGSLGGYDLFVTRYNINSDTYLAPEQLSMPFNSPFNDYMMVYDETKELGWFASDRFQPEDKVCVYLFIPNNEHSRVENEDIEVKRARAAITSIQESWKPGSDYSNLVELAHKEIPYGEAKIEKDFEFVINNSLVYYKLDEIKSPEAKSYYEKVVSLNKQIKELNEKLADLRASYSSGNSAKKEQLKPTILEAEEQLNNLLSQPDELEKKARNTEINYLKSNR
- a CDS encoding NfeD family protein — its product is MIWEITIIVFLMLVAIVLILLEIFLLPGITIAGIGGFLFAAAGVIYAYSVGEMAGHITLFLSLVTFGGAFVWLLRSRSFHRVALKTDVDSKLTSSRDLGIEPGDEGVTLSRLAPIGKARIMGVTVEAKSMDELIDENTPIKVVRVDSYNILVKKVEQTDIHA
- the rpiA gene encoding ribose 5-phosphate isomerase A, translated to MEREKTIIDTLEWGKEISNREEKEKVADKIASMVTDNDIIGIGSGSTAYLALLKIAERIRNERLHIRAIPTSQEIKMTCAKLGIPLTSLLEHKPNWTFDGADEIDFNHNMIKGRGGAMFKEKLLISSSPRTFIIADSSKMVSKLGSRFPVPVEIFPDALIHVDQALRSLSPVEIKLRMAQGKDGPVITENGNLILDVRFDNIPDNLENAIKSITGVIESGLFMHYEVQILSSEKL
- a CDS encoding nucleoside phosphorylase, which gives rise to MRVIPESELIINADGSAFHLHLKPEQLADKVILVGDPDRVSTVASYFDTQECEVSSREFHTITGTYKGKRLTVVSHGIGTDNIDIVLNELDALANIDFATRTVKPAFKQLTLVRVGTSGGLQPFVPVGTYVAAEKSIGFDGVIYFYADTERVRDTAFEAALKEQLDWKLSGLSPYVVSADHSLIEQITRDDIIRGVTIAANGFYGPQGRELRLPLADPKLNEKIEAFNYNGQQITNFEMESSSLAGLAALMGHRAMTVCCIIAGRVDKNMNTNYKGSLTGLIETVLERI
- a CDS encoding hybrid sensor histidine kinase/response regulator transcription factor, with translation MILNFMPDIRKWILPALLAIVCQQSIHWVIDFSLGNMEVIPIQHLKELIIAIPLFYYGNWRMHAYIEKEIYYDKFYSGLLKEYLLWTFYFALGIIVYVFYTHRLLNAPDYFMNYLVSVIACLPILLFYYTLIRAEYNKRKFESLILELKKVNTAKAEAELRERLYESKLDFFTDIAHEFSTPLTLISGPCKLILEQKNVNPQTIKYVHVINRNAKRMNLLISDLMDFKQMESGYKRPEVTSLNVSEIADRVIEAFKVDTSGSEISLIRQYEPDIFWNSDEKFLTTILINLVSNAVKYSNEEPVTVDISTENGSLRILVVNKGKGISKEDIGHIFNRFTVLDNYGKQKGWKRNGLGLAITAGMVKLLSGKINARSIPGETTTFTVDLPPLQVTKTEKDNAMGTISNSLIPEFVLPPIKYKYIENRPTVTVIDDDPEMLWYICDLLSSDFNVLPINNSSKTIDILSNNHTDIILCDIMMEEIDGITLAALLKSDKSTSHIPLIIISAVHDIKIQTEAIQAGAEFYITKPFDSEYLKTTIRGHLNRKEDLKDYFASPLSAYELDMGKLQHAEDRKFLKKIHAIINKNIQNEKLSPDFIANELGMSVRSLYRKLKEVTDKGLQEIIYDGKLAVAENLLLKSKCTIHEIVFKSGFSNRTSFYRAFLKKNGCTPKEFIEANKGR
- the floA gene encoding flotillin-like protein FloA (flotillin-like protein involved in membrane lipid rafts) yields the protein MEELNYLPFILLGAAVLLLAIFFYYVPFLLWISAKVSGVNISLIQLFLMRIRNVPPYVIARAMIEAHKAGLKTLTRDELEAHYLAGGHVEKVVHALVSASKANIDLPFQMATAIDLAGRDVFEAVQMSVNPKVIDTPPVTAVAKDGIQLIAKARVTVRANIKQLVGGAGEETILARVGEGIVSSIGSSESHKTVLENPDSISKLVLRKGLDAGTAFEILSIDIADIDIGKNIGAFLQMDQAQADKNIAQAKAEERRAMAVALEQEMKAKAQEARAKVIEAEAEVPKAMAEAFRSGNLGIMDYYKMKNIDADTSMREAIAKPANAPSKPLKD